From Xyrauchen texanus isolate HMW12.3.18 chromosome 9, RBS_HiC_50CHRs, whole genome shotgun sequence, the proteins below share one genomic window:
- the LOC127649604 gene encoding transmembrane protein 71-like: MALFFRGAVTSSPIKTRSLEAEHICHSLDSSHLSDSSYECFSTNPLTGSVCAYRRSPRLLANGYYVLTEDSFSTDEEGNVTLTPSQTSVSYKENLVRIFRRRRRAKRSLASLLSDMSQSCQSWLEGSVFRRSDPITPLQSSLWEMEELDHSYERDTPICFTYDPTDPVPSPDKVAPQTQLEEEEPQSEACSAHEQFSQSVSGLLDVPPTSMCHLNSYSPSSKNSSDTVLLKVLLLTITLCLCIAISSRWLLGGVSVAVAFFVLLSSLCMSKSGSVRWRKAKAEDITSRNE; this comes from the exons ATGGCTTTGTTCTTCAGAGGAGCTGTTACAA GTTCTCCAATTAAGACCAGGAGCTTGGAGGCTGAACACATTTGTCACAG TCTTGACTCCTCCCACCTCTCTGACTCCTCCTATGAGTGTTTCTCCACCAATCCGCTGACCGGCTCAGTCTGTGCATACCGGCGAAGTCCCCGTCTACTAGCCAACGGTTACTATGTACTGACAGAGGACAGTTTTAGTACAGACGAGGAGGGTAATGTCACCCTGACTCCCTCACAAACAAGCGTCTCATACAAAGAGAATCTCGTCCG aaTATTCAGACGACGGCGCCGGGCAAAAAGGTCATTAGCCAGCCTTCTGAGTGATATGAGCCAATCGTGCCAGTCCTGGCTAGAAGGAAGTGTCTTTAGAAGATCTGACCCCATCACTCCCCTCCAGTCATCGTTATGGGAGATGGAAGAGCTGGACCATAGCTATGAGAGAGACACACCTATCTGCTTCACCTACG ATCCCACAGATCCTGTTCCTTCCCCTGATAAAGTGGCTCCTCAAACTCAGCTTGAAGAGGAGGAGCCTCAGTCTGAGGCATGCTCTGCCCATGAACAATTTAGCCAATCAGTGAGCGGTCTTCTAGATGTTCCTCCTACATCCATGTGTCACCTCAACAGTTACAGTCCATCCAGCAAGAACTCATCAG aCACTGTGCTGTTGAAAGTCCTCTTGTTGACCATCACTCTGTGCCTCTGCATTGCCATCTCCTCTAG GTGGCTGCTTGGAGGAGTTTCTGTAGCAGTGGCGTTCTTTGTTCTGCTTTCATCCTTAT GTATGTCTAAATCTGGGTCAGTCCGCTGGAGGAAAGCAAAGGCTGAG GATATCACCTCTAGAAACGAGTGA